In a genomic window of Desulfosporosinus sp. Sb-LF:
- the tatA gene encoding twin-arginine translocase TatA/TatE family subunit — MLTTFGFLTPMTAGIFLVIALVIFGPGKLPELGKAMGKGIKEFKAASEGEEVKEEVKEVKAVKIEKE, encoded by the coding sequence ATGCTTACAACGTTTGGGTTTCTTACGCCGATGACAGCAGGTATTTTTCTTGTCATCGCTTTGGTTATTTTTGGACCCGGTAAGTTGCCAGAATTGGGAAAAGCAATGGGCAAAGGGATAAAAGAATTCAAAGCTGCCAGTGAGGGCGAAGAGGTAAAGGAAGAAGTTAAAGAGGTTAAGGCTGTAAAAATTGAAAAAGAATGA
- a CDS encoding spore coat protein yields the protein MQNTLSEQEILTDLLTSEKHCTSTVNTFITESTCANLRQNLKDILTEEHSIHENLYNMMNQKGWYPTSDAQAQEVQKAKDKFKPLQA from the coding sequence ATGCAAAACACTCTGTCAGAACAAGAAATTTTAACAGATCTCTTGACGTCTGAAAAACATTGCACCTCTACGGTGAATACGTTTATTACGGAATCAACATGTGCTAATTTAAGGCAAAACCTTAAGGATATCCTTACTGAGGAACATAGCATTCATGAAAATCTGTATAATATGATGAATCAAAAGGGATGGTATCCTACTTCTGATGCCCAAGCTCAGGAAGTTCAAAAGGCCAAGGATAAGTTCAAACCATTACAGGCGTAA
- a CDS encoding tetraprenyl-beta-curcumene synthase family protein: MNTLFVVPMNRPKLIYQFVSKVFPMVKQELNKWQRRAAQLPDASLRLQASESIRLKAFHCQGGSIFALYPGVKSFDAIQFIVAYQTMSDYLDNLVDSLEVQDELAFYQLHLAMQEALDPRAVLSDYYLYYPYRDDGGYLNRLVKTCQESLRKLPSYELVREEALELAKLYSHLQTYKHLALVDRESVMLNWIKPYLSVYSELTSWEFAAATGSTLGVFCLYAAAYNPQLSARHVEKIKQTYFPWICGLHILLDYFIDLREDKETNQLNFVAYYEDNAMTSRRLHLFIENSFKQAERLDYPKFHKAVVQGLLAMYLSDKKSMDIDIRSMTKYLLKASGLGVNLMYRLCCYLRKMKLL, from the coding sequence ATGAATACGCTGTTTGTTGTACCTATGAATCGCCCTAAGTTAATATATCAATTTGTATCGAAGGTTTTCCCGATGGTTAAACAGGAGCTTAACAAATGGCAGAGGAGAGCCGCTCAGTTACCGGATGCAAGCTTAAGACTGCAGGCCTCAGAGAGCATTCGCTTAAAGGCGTTCCATTGCCAAGGAGGAAGCATATTCGCACTTTATCCGGGTGTCAAAAGCTTCGATGCCATTCAATTCATAGTTGCTTATCAAACTATGAGCGATTATCTTGATAATCTGGTCGATAGCCTTGAGGTTCAGGATGAATTGGCTTTTTATCAATTGCATTTAGCGATGCAGGAGGCTTTAGATCCCAGGGCGGTCCTTTCTGATTACTATTTGTATTACCCTTATCGTGACGACGGAGGGTATTTAAACCGGCTGGTCAAAACCTGCCAAGAAAGCCTCAGGAAGTTACCGTCGTATGAATTAGTTCGGGAAGAAGCCCTTGAGTTGGCTAAACTCTATTCTCACTTACAAACCTACAAACACTTAGCGCTGGTAGACCGAGAATCAGTGATGCTGAACTGGATTAAGCCATATTTAAGTGTATATTCGGAACTAACATCCTGGGAATTTGCCGCGGCAACAGGTTCAACCTTAGGAGTTTTTTGTCTTTATGCGGCCGCTTATAACCCTCAATTATCGGCAAGGCACGTAGAGAAGATTAAGCAGACCTACTTTCCATGGATATGTGGTCTACATATTTTATTAGATTATTTCATTGATTTACGAGAAGACAAAGAGACAAACCAGTTGAATTTTGTGGCGTATTATGAAGATAATGCGATGACGTCGCGGCGGTTGCATTTGTTTATTGAAAATTCCTTTAAACAAGCGGAACGGTTGGATTATCCAAAGTTCCATAAAGCAGTTGTTCAAGGCCTCCTAGCCATGTACTTGTCTGATAAAAAGAGTATGGACATAGATATTCGATCCATGACAAAGTATCTATTAAAAGCTAGTGGGTTAGGAGTAAACCTGATGTACAGGTTGTGCTGCTATTTGCGTAAAATGAAGTTGCTTTAA
- a CDS encoding polyprenyl synthetase family protein has product MSIQQLYNTTDSSIPTLRFTELLFVEDQLQIVLDKADGLIQQTSMNLFQSGGKRIRPLLTLYSGMCFSPLNPMMIQAAVATELIHMASLVHDDVIDESATRRGKPTLNSLYGNHAAILTGDYLFAEAFKILSTHQLLASMNYLVEAIQAMCDGEVNQADEQFSISVSTQQYFNRIAKKTGILLAACCQSGASLAGASSNEVALMREYGLNIGYAYQITDDILDFSGDSESLGKPVGADLVNGNITLPILYLLDNPIYGNWLREIMNTRKVTRQGTQSINEALICSGCLDQAHATATECIRKAKASLDKLSSSPYKSALLDLADSILHRTT; this is encoded by the coding sequence ATGAGCATACAACAACTTTATAACACAACGGACTCGTCGATTCCTACTCTTCGATTTACTGAGCTGCTCTTTGTTGAAGATCAGTTACAGATCGTGCTTGATAAAGCGGATGGCCTCATTCAACAAACCAGTATGAATTTGTTTCAATCCGGCGGGAAACGGATTAGACCACTCCTCACTCTTTATAGCGGGATGTGTTTTAGCCCTTTAAACCCCATGATGATCCAAGCAGCTGTTGCGACAGAACTTATTCATATGGCTTCATTGGTTCATGATGATGTGATTGATGAATCTGCTACCCGACGTGGAAAACCAACCTTAAATTCCCTCTATGGTAACCATGCAGCGATTCTGACTGGGGATTACCTCTTTGCAGAAGCCTTTAAAATTCTTTCTACCCATCAACTACTGGCTAGCATGAACTACCTTGTCGAAGCTATCCAGGCCATGTGTGATGGAGAAGTGAATCAAGCGGATGAGCAATTTTCAATTTCAGTTAGCACGCAACAATATTTCAACCGAATTGCCAAGAAAACAGGCATTCTATTGGCTGCATGCTGTCAATCGGGGGCTTCACTTGCTGGTGCATCTTCAAATGAAGTAGCTCTCATGAGAGAATACGGACTAAACATTGGCTACGCCTATCAAATTACGGATGACATCCTTGATTTCAGTGGTGATTCAGAATCTTTAGGCAAACCTGTCGGTGCAGATCTCGTCAATGGAAATATTACACTACCTATTCTTTATCTTCTCGATAACCCCATTTATGGAAATTGGCTCAGAGAAATTATGAACACGCGTAAGGTTACACGTCAAGGCACCCAAAGCATTAATGAGGCTCTCATTTGTTCTGGCTGCCTTGATCAAGCTCATGCGACAGCCACTGAATGCATTAGAAAGGCCAAAGCAAGCTTAGATAAACTTTCTTCTAGCCCATACAAATCAGCTCTTCTTGATTTAGCGGATTCTATCTTACATCGTACAACTTAG
- a CDS encoding MFS transporter yields MNIFKVSRNIIRQSFPALSHDNFRIFWFGQCVSLIGTWMQSIGQTWLVFSLTGSPFLLGLLGAVQFLPLTLFSLFAGVVIDRYPKRQILLISQFTSMILAFTLSALVFTHTVRYGYVLTLALILGFCNTIDLPTRQSFTIEMAGKKDLMNAIALNSATFNLARIVGPAIGALVMASFGAGWCFLLNGFSFLAVLVSLIKIKITPYVRKRGSNNVLQEIKDGLKYIAGEQSLLQTILMVLIVGIFIFNFNILIPVFTKNVLHLGEKVYGVLMSALGLGSLFGALMVSVKSKSGPKAKVLIGSVVMVSIMLILVSFTKSYYYTAILLVVTGLFNIWFSTTANSTLQITAIDEYRGRVMSVYSLVFAGATPIGNMFAGFTADKFGADTSFLLSGVSAISLTALLMLLFMIKAKGRAKVKTCDYEH; encoded by the coding sequence ATGAATATCTTTAAAGTTTCCAGAAATATAATCAGACAAAGTTTTCCTGCTTTAAGCCATGATAATTTCCGAATTTTTTGGTTCGGACAATGTGTTTCCTTGATAGGAACCTGGATGCAAAGCATAGGGCAGACATGGCTCGTTTTTTCACTAACTGGGTCTCCATTCCTATTAGGTTTACTAGGAGCGGTTCAATTTTTACCACTCACTCTCTTCTCATTGTTTGCGGGTGTGGTAATTGACAGATACCCCAAACGACAAATACTTTTAATATCTCAATTCACTTCGATGATCTTAGCCTTTACATTATCTGCACTTGTCTTTACCCATACAGTAAGATATGGATATGTTCTTACGTTGGCATTAATCTTGGGCTTTTGCAATACCATTGACCTGCCTACAAGACAGTCATTTACCATTGAAATGGCCGGCAAAAAGGATTTAATGAATGCCATTGCCCTGAACTCTGCTACCTTTAACCTAGCTAGAATAGTAGGACCTGCAATTGGTGCCTTAGTCATGGCGTCTTTTGGTGCAGGTTGGTGTTTTCTATTAAATGGATTTAGCTTTCTGGCTGTATTAGTCAGTCTAATTAAAATTAAGATAACCCCCTATGTAAGAAAAAGGGGTTCGAACAACGTGCTTCAAGAGATCAAAGACGGCTTAAAGTATATTGCTGGAGAACAGTCCCTACTTCAGACAATTTTGATGGTTTTAATTGTAGGTATCTTCATCTTTAATTTTAATATTTTAATTCCTGTGTTCACTAAAAATGTGCTTCATCTAGGAGAAAAGGTCTATGGGGTCTTAATGTCAGCCTTGGGATTAGGATCATTATTCGGCGCATTAATGGTATCCGTGAAAAGTAAATCTGGACCTAAAGCCAAGGTTTTAATAGGAAGTGTAGTGATGGTCTCCATCATGCTTATATTAGTTAGTTTTACTAAGTCTTATTATTATACTGCAATCTTATTAGTCGTTACTGGGCTATTTAATATATGGTTCAGCACAACTGCAAATTCCACTCTTCAGATCACGGCCATTGATGAATACAGAGGAAGAGTCATGAGCGTCTATTCCTTGGTGTTTGCTGGTGCGACTCCAATTGGCAATATGTTTGCTGGTTTTACCGCTGATAAATTCGGAGCTGATACATCGTTTTTATTGAGTGGAGTATCAGCCATTAGTTTGACTGCCTTATTAATGCTCTTATTTATGATTAAAGCTAAAGGAAGGGCCAAAGTCAAAACCTGCGACTATGAACATTAA
- a CDS encoding flavodoxin family protein — MNVMIFTCSPNIDGLTAACGNAAKIGAEEAGAKVVMVNLNRQRIGRCLACSNGWGTCREEHVCQVKDDFQELHASIANIDAFVMITPVYWGEMSESAKAFSDRIRRCEALKKDQSFFEGKPVISVAAAGGSGNGLTTCLTSMERFLTHVKAEKFDFIGITQKNRVYKLHAIQEAARAIGGLSPRKGE, encoded by the coding sequence ATGAATGTGATGATTTTTACATGTAGCCCCAATATTGACGGGTTAACTGCAGCTTGTGGTAATGCCGCCAAAATTGGAGCAGAAGAGGCTGGAGCAAAAGTGGTTATGGTGAACCTCAATCGGCAACGGATCGGTCGGTGCCTCGCCTGTAGCAACGGATGGGGAACTTGTCGTGAAGAACATGTGTGTCAAGTAAAAGATGATTTTCAAGAATTACATGCGTCAATAGCTAATATCGATGCCTTTGTGATGATAACTCCAGTTTATTGGGGAGAAATGAGTGAATCGGCTAAAGCATTTTCTGACCGGATTCGACGGTGTGAGGCCCTAAAAAAAGATCAATCTTTCTTCGAAGGAAAGCCAGTCATTTCGGTAGCTGCAGCGGGCGGTAGCGGCAATGGATTAACTACTTGCCTTACCTCTATGGAAAGATTCTTAACCCATGTTAAAGCTGAGAAGTTCGACTTCATAGGGATTACTCAAAAAAACCGAGTGTATAAACTTCATGCCATTCAGGAAGCTGCGAGAGCGATAGGGGGCCTTTCGCCTCGAAAAGGCGAGTAA
- a CDS encoding carbonic anhydrase — MDNLVAGLIKFRTQDYEEHKNLFCRLKRRQEPHTLFIACSDSRVVPELITKSLPGELFVVRNIANIVPMYGIAHEHIDATSATTAAIEYAVKVLKVKNIIICGHSNCGGCSSIYLPHEVLDEIPSVKKWLELAENVKTRVMQELKVNDLEMREWLTEQVNIVEQIKHLLTYPFIEEKYNNKEIDIMGMYYTIETGEVFIYNAQKGVFQLAN; from the coding sequence ATGGACAATTTAGTGGCAGGACTCATTAAATTTAGAACACAAGATTATGAAGAACATAAAAATCTATTTTGTAGATTGAAAAGACGACAAGAACCACATACATTATTCATCGCATGTTCTGATTCACGTGTTGTACCAGAATTAATTACGAAATCGTTACCAGGGGAATTGTTCGTCGTTAGAAATATTGCCAATATCGTACCAATGTATGGAATAGCACATGAACATATAGATGCAACTTCAGCGACTACTGCAGCCATTGAATACGCAGTAAAGGTTTTAAAAGTAAAAAATATAATTATTTGCGGTCACTCTAATTGTGGAGGTTGTTCATCGATCTATTTACCCCATGAAGTTCTTGATGAAATTCCCTCTGTGAAGAAATGGTTAGAACTAGCCGAGAATGTTAAAACAAGGGTTATGCAAGAACTGAAAGTCAACGATTTGGAAATGAGAGAATGGCTTACAGAACAAGTGAATATCGTTGAGCAGATAAAACATTTGTTAACTTATCCCTTTATTGAAGAAAAGTATAACAATAAAGAGATTGATATTATGGGTATGTATTACACAATTGAAACTGGAGAAGTGTTCATTTACAACGCCCAAAAAGGAGTATTTCAGTTAGCAAATTAA
- a CDS encoding nucleobase:cation symporter-2 family protein, with protein sequence MANTKHTVAPVDEMMPAGKLFIYGLQHVLAMYAGAVAVPLIIAGAAGLSKSQTAFLINADLFTCGLATLLQTLGLWKIGIKIPVIQGVTFAAVTPMIMIAKTGGMPTIFGSVIVAGLVTFLLAPFFSKLVRFFPPIVTGSVITVIGISLLPVGIAWAAGGVGNKNYGSLTFLAVAGIVLLTILCINKYFEGFVAHISVLIGLGVGLIIAIPLGLVNFAGVATASWIGFDIPFSFGIPIFDVGAIAAMIIVMLVVMVESTGDFLAIGVMVEKKIGERELTAGLRADGIATMLGGVFNAFPYTAFAQNVGLVGLTGVKSRFVVATSGLILVVMGFFPKLATIIASLPNAVLGGAGIAMFGIVAASGIRTLGSVDFEKNPNNIFIVAISIGMGVIPVVDANFFQLFPNWSQTILHSGITLGSLTAIILNAFFNGSKGAGEVQKELAANAGIKG encoded by the coding sequence ATGGCTAATACAAAACATACAGTTGCACCGGTCGATGAGATGATGCCTGCCGGAAAACTCTTCATTTATGGATTACAACATGTTTTGGCAATGTATGCTGGAGCGGTTGCAGTGCCTCTAATTATTGCGGGAGCAGCCGGTCTCTCGAAATCACAAACAGCTTTTCTAATTAATGCTGACTTATTTACCTGTGGTCTGGCGACATTACTCCAAACTCTCGGTCTTTGGAAAATTGGTATTAAGATACCCGTTATTCAAGGGGTCACTTTTGCCGCGGTAACACCCATGATCATGATTGCCAAGACGGGTGGTATGCCCACGATTTTTGGATCGGTTATTGTGGCAGGATTGGTTACGTTCTTGTTAGCTCCTTTCTTTAGTAAATTGGTGCGTTTTTTTCCACCTATTGTTACGGGCAGTGTTATCACAGTTATCGGTATTTCTCTCTTGCCAGTTGGTATTGCCTGGGCAGCGGGAGGCGTGGGGAATAAGAACTATGGTTCTTTAACATTCCTAGCGGTTGCAGGGATTGTGCTTTTAACCATTCTCTGTATTAATAAATATTTTGAGGGTTTTGTCGCTCATATTTCAGTTTTGATCGGTTTAGGCGTTGGCCTTATTATTGCTATACCCCTAGGGCTTGTAAATTTTGCAGGAGTTGCGACAGCCTCATGGATTGGCTTTGATATCCCATTCTCCTTCGGAATTCCTATATTTGATGTCGGTGCGATTGCCGCCATGATTATAGTTATGTTGGTGGTTATGGTTGAGTCTACTGGCGATTTTTTGGCCATTGGTGTGATGGTAGAGAAAAAGATCGGCGAGAGAGAGCTTACGGCAGGATTACGAGCGGATGGTATAGCAACAATGCTTGGAGGAGTATTTAATGCCTTTCCCTATACGGCGTTTGCACAGAATGTTGGTCTTGTCGGACTAACCGGTGTCAAGAGTCGATTTGTTGTCGCGACATCCGGTTTGATCCTTGTTGTTATGGGCTTTTTCCCAAAATTGGCTACGATTATTGCCTCCTTACCGAACGCTGTGCTTGGCGGTGCAGGGATTGCAATGTTCGGAATTGTTGCAGCAAGCGGGATTAGGACGCTCGGTAGTGTGGACTTCGAGAAGAACCCGAACAACATTTTTATTGTCGCGATAAGTATTGGGATGGGTGTAATTCCAGTAGTAGATGCAAATTTCTTTCAACTCTTTCCTAACTGGAGCCAGACAATACTACACAGTGGAATCACCCTTGGTTCACTTACGGCCATTATCCTCAATGCTTTCTTTAATGGTAGTAAAGGGGCGGGTGAGGTTCAAAAGGAACTAGCCGCTAATGCCGGAATAAAGGGGTAA
- a CDS encoding PAS domain-containing sensor histidine kinase, whose amino-acid sequence MAQNIIQEYVHPNDKHITLQEISTVTKGQCFSRFENRYRIHDGSYIRLSWMLIPFANNKLYYAVGRETNKEKILKEKQKRSSLMIESVYDNISDCFYTLDDQWRFIYVNKSAAIAFSKVTDQNVIGKNYWDIFPGKDDFFFLKLLEASLSQKHVQFEAVSIFTQGWVKVNVYPSSECVSVYFRDISEQKKYEKSLEAERNRLYALINGLPGLVYLRTGEGNVIFANHNFIEAHGEPDNQKCYSILFNKDAPCSHCQTQLTSKTDMLNQWQCVVKDTIYEVFEHSFYDSDGTRLFLMQLLDVTKRTIAEEEIARLDRLNLVGELAASIAHEVRNPMTTVRGFLQILKSRNTSHENEDYFDLMISELDRANSILTEFLSLSKTKTGLYSDVRLNKLVKSLYPLILSDALNQDKQVLLVVDEVAELTMIEREIRQLILNLTRNGLEAMSSGGILKIMTYMESNSIVLAVQDQGTGISNDLIARIGTPFLTTKESGTGLGLATCYNIAERHNAKIDVESSPSGTTFYVRFNIH is encoded by the coding sequence ATGGCACAAAACATTATCCAAGAATATGTTCATCCTAATGATAAACATATAACCCTCCAAGAAATCAGCACTGTGACAAAAGGACAATGTTTTAGTAGGTTTGAGAACCGTTATCGCATACATGACGGGTCTTATATAAGGCTATCTTGGATGCTTATCCCATTTGCGAATAATAAATTGTATTATGCAGTTGGTCGTGAGACAAACAAAGAGAAAATTTTAAAAGAAAAGCAAAAGAGATCATCTTTAATGATCGAAAGTGTATACGATAATATTTCCGATTGCTTTTATACCTTAGACGATCAATGGAGATTTATCTATGTTAATAAGTCTGCTGCGATTGCTTTTTCTAAGGTTACAGACCAAAATGTTATCGGGAAAAATTACTGGGATATATTTCCGGGAAAAGATGATTTCTTCTTTTTGAAGTTGTTAGAAGCTTCACTTTCGCAAAAACATGTGCAATTCGAAGCCGTGTCTATTTTCACACAGGGGTGGGTGAAGGTAAACGTTTATCCGTCCTCCGAATGTGTTTCAGTTTATTTTCGAGATATTTCTGAACAGAAGAAATATGAGAAATCTTTAGAAGCTGAGCGAAACCGCCTTTATGCTTTGATTAACGGATTACCGGGATTGGTCTATCTTCGGACAGGCGAAGGGAATGTTATTTTTGCAAATCATAATTTTATAGAGGCTCATGGTGAACCAGATAATCAAAAGTGTTACTCGATACTTTTTAATAAGGATGCACCTTGTAGTCATTGTCAAACTCAATTAACTTCAAAAACAGACATGTTAAATCAATGGCAGTGTGTCGTTAAGGATACTATTTATGAAGTGTTTGAGCACTCTTTTTATGATTCGGATGGCACACGGTTATTTCTGATGCAACTACTTGATGTTACCAAAAGAACAATAGCCGAAGAGGAAATAGCACGATTAGACCGATTAAATCTTGTAGGTGAATTGGCGGCTAGTATCGCACATGAAGTACGTAACCCGATGACCACAGTACGAGGTTTCTTACAGATCTTAAAAAGTAGAAATACTTCACACGAAAACGAGGACTATTTTGACTTGATGATCAGTGAATTAGACCGGGCTAACAGTATTCTTACTGAGTTCTTATCACTTTCAAAAACAAAAACAGGATTATATTCGGACGTAAGACTTAACAAATTAGTTAAATCATTGTATCCGTTGATACTATCAGATGCATTGAACCAAGATAAGCAAGTGTTGTTGGTAGTTGATGAAGTCGCTGAATTGACCATGATAGAGAGAGAAATTAGACAATTGATTCTGAACCTTACAAGAAATGGATTAGAAGCGATGTCTTCTGGGGGTATACTCAAAATAATGACCTATATGGAGTCAAACAGTATAGTCCTTGCTGTACAGGATCAAGGTACAGGTATTAGCAATGATCTTATTGCAAGAATAGGAACGCCTTTTTTGACAACCAAGGAAAGCGGTACTGGTTTGGGATTGGCAACGTGTTACAATATTGCTGAACGACATAATGCAAAGATCGATGTAGAATCTTCCCCTTCGGGTACGACTTTTTATGTTAGATTTAATATACATTAG
- a CDS encoding aspartyl-phosphate phosphatase Spo0E family protein, producing the protein MSELEGLIKQIEGLRLSMIKVKEGKSHTDSEVVAACQELDAALDRYQGILMRMKKSGKF; encoded by the coding sequence ATGTCTGAACTCGAAGGACTAATAAAACAAATCGAAGGATTGCGCTTAAGCATGATCAAGGTAAAAGAGGGTAAATCTCATACGGATTCAGAAGTCGTTGCTGCGTGCCAAGAGTTAGATGCTGCTTTAGACAGGTACCAAGGAATACTGATGAGAATGAAAAAGTCGGGTAAGTTTTGA
- a CDS encoding DUF4352 domain-containing protein produces MSKKKIFALGVAFVMVYAIGWSMGNTSAINNMDRVIPGKGSPSSVSLSNPVGVPAITQEIKQVDFGQVSELGQFDFKVLSLENTKEAKTPTKSISTTPNNYEIIKMEVVNKRNIPADLKDFKLKLLDQDKKISYDLNSDVSISMNSTLEIYDRKPAVFLFDDMNPNLKNEFTAVFEVPSNANYALIIIYKNDVLFFKLK; encoded by the coding sequence ATGAGCAAAAAGAAAATTTTCGCCCTCGGAGTCGCGTTCGTAATGGTTTATGCTATCGGCTGGTCCATGGGGAATACCTCAGCTATCAATAATATGGATAGAGTAATTCCAGGTAAAGGTTCTCCCAGTTCAGTGTCTTTATCTAACCCCGTCGGTGTACCAGCAATTACTCAGGAAATTAAACAAGTTGATTTCGGTCAGGTATCTGAGCTTGGACAATTTGATTTTAAAGTTCTAAGCTTAGAGAATACCAAGGAAGCAAAAACGCCCACAAAAAGCATCTCCACCACGCCTAACAACTATGAGATTATAAAGATGGAAGTTGTAAATAAGAGAAATATCCCGGCGGATCTAAAGGATTTTAAGTTAAAATTGTTAGATCAAGACAAGAAAATTTCTTATGATTTGAACTCTGATGTGTCAATTAGTATGAATAGTACCTTGGAAATATATGACAGAAAGCCTGCAGTTTTTCTTTTCGATGATATGAACCCTAACCTAAAGAATGAATTTACGGCCGTATTCGAAGTCCCGTCAAACGCCAATTATGCTCTAATTATCATTTACAAAAATGACGTCTTGTTCTTCAAATTGAAGTAA